One Brassica napus cultivar Da-Ae chromosome A5, Da-Ae, whole genome shotgun sequence DNA window includes the following coding sequences:
- the BNAA05G13680D gene encoding uncharacterized protein BNAA05G13680D isoform X1 produces MLCGSLRDRIQPWLRDYVKLQSLAVILIYAQIGCALIGSLGALYNGVLLINLVIALFALVAIESNSQSLGRTYAALLFCALLLDISWFILFTQEICRSISAETYGTFFVFSVKLTMAMEMVGFFVRLSSSLLWFQIYRLGASIVDTSLPREPDSDLRNSFLNPPTPAIDRQCSGAEEILGGSIYDHAYYASLFEEAEAQSNLSSPNATQLNHYSAENNGLPSAAEASQIKSPTSRSLHVIDEEKGLKQPPGMSSL; encoded by the exons ATGCTTTGTGGTTCTTTGCGAGATCGAATACAGCCTTGGCTTCGCGACTATGTTAAACTCCAATCTCTCGCCGTCATCCTCATCTACGCTCAG ATTGGCTGCGCTCTGATAGGATCACTAGGGGCCTTATACAATGGAGTTCTGCTCATAAACTTGGTGATTGCGTTGTTTGCGCTTGTGGCAATCGAGAGCAATAGCCAAAGCCTCGGCCGCACCTACGCTGCTCTCCTCTTCTGCGCTCTTCTCCTCGATATCTCCTGGTTCATCCTCTTCACCCAAGAGATTTG CAGGAGCATTTCAGCGGAGACGTATGGGACCTTCTTTGTATTTTCAGTGAAGCTGACCATGGCTATGGAGATGGTTGGCTTCTTTGTGAggctctcttcctctctcttgTGGTTTCAGATTTATAGGCTTGGTGCTTCTATTGTCGACACTTCACTCCCCCGTGAACCGGATTCTGATTTGCGGAACAGCTTCTTGAACCCGCCAACGCCTGCTATAGACAGGCAGTGTTCAGGTGCTGAAGAGATCTTGGGTGGTTCTATCTACGACCATGCTTACTACGcctctctttttgaagaggcgGAGGCCCAATCCAATTTGAGTTCACCCAACGCAACACAG ctgaATCATTATTCAGCTGAGAACAATGGATTACCATCTGCAGCAGAAGCCTCTCAGATTAAGTCCCCCACATCCAGATCATTGCATGTAATTGAT GAAGAGAAAGGTTTGAAGCAACCGCCGGGGATGTCTTCATTATGA
- the BNAA05G13680D gene encoding uncharacterized protein BNAA05G13680D isoform X3 produces the protein MLCGSLRDRIQPWLRDYVKLQSLAVILIYAQIGCALIGSLGALYNGVLLINLVIALFALVAIESNSQSLGRTYAALLFCALLLDISWFILFTQEICRSISAETYGTFFVFSVKLTMAMEMVGFFVRLSSSLLWFQIYRLGASIVDTSLPREPDSDLRNSFLNPPTPAIDRQCSGAEEILGGSIYDHAYYASLFEEAEAQSNLSSPNATQLNHYSAENNGLPSAAEASQIKSPTSRSLHEEKGLKQPPGMSSL, from the exons ATGCTTTGTGGTTCTTTGCGAGATCGAATACAGCCTTGGCTTCGCGACTATGTTAAACTCCAATCTCTCGCCGTCATCCTCATCTACGCTCAG ATTGGCTGCGCTCTGATAGGATCACTAGGGGCCTTATACAATGGAGTTCTGCTCATAAACTTGGTGATTGCGTTGTTTGCGCTTGTGGCAATCGAGAGCAATAGCCAAAGCCTCGGCCGCACCTACGCTGCTCTCCTCTTCTGCGCTCTTCTCCTCGATATCTCCTGGTTCATCCTCTTCACCCAAGAGATTTG CAGGAGCATTTCAGCGGAGACGTATGGGACCTTCTTTGTATTTTCAGTGAAGCTGACCATGGCTATGGAGATGGTTGGCTTCTTTGTGAggctctcttcctctctcttgTGGTTTCAGATTTATAGGCTTGGTGCTTCTATTGTCGACACTTCACTCCCCCGTGAACCGGATTCTGATTTGCGGAACAGCTTCTTGAACCCGCCAACGCCTGCTATAGACAGGCAGTGTTCAGGTGCTGAAGAGATCTTGGGTGGTTCTATCTACGACCATGCTTACTACGcctctctttttgaagaggcgGAGGCCCAATCCAATTTGAGTTCACCCAACGCAACACAG ctgaATCATTATTCAGCTGAGAACAATGGATTACCATCTGCAGCAGAAGCCTCTCAGATTAAGTCCCCCACATCCAGATCATTGCAT GAAGAGAAAGGTTTGAAGCAACCGCCGGGGATGTCTTCATTATGA
- the BNAA05G13680D gene encoding uncharacterized protein BNAA05G13680D isoform X2, with translation MLCGSLRDRIQPWLRDYVKLQSLAVILIYAQIGCALIGSLGALYNGVLLINLVIALFALVAIESNSQSLGRTYAALLFCALLLDISWFILFTQEIWSISAETYGTFFVFSVKLTMAMEMVGFFVRLSSSLLWFQIYRLGASIVDTSLPREPDSDLRNSFLNPPTPAIDRQCSGAEEILGGSIYDHAYYASLFEEAEAQSNLSSPNATQLNHYSAENNGLPSAAEASQIKSPTSRSLHVIDEEKGLKQPPGMSSL, from the exons ATGCTTTGTGGTTCTTTGCGAGATCGAATACAGCCTTGGCTTCGCGACTATGTTAAACTCCAATCTCTCGCCGTCATCCTCATCTACGCTCAG ATTGGCTGCGCTCTGATAGGATCACTAGGGGCCTTATACAATGGAGTTCTGCTCATAAACTTGGTGATTGCGTTGTTTGCGCTTGTGGCAATCGAGAGCAATAGCCAAAGCCTCGGCCGCACCTACGCTGCTCTCCTCTTCTGCGCTCTTCTCCTCGATATCTCCTGGTTCATCCTCTTCACCCAAGAGATTTG GAGCATTTCAGCGGAGACGTATGGGACCTTCTTTGTATTTTCAGTGAAGCTGACCATGGCTATGGAGATGGTTGGCTTCTTTGTGAggctctcttcctctctcttgTGGTTTCAGATTTATAGGCTTGGTGCTTCTATTGTCGACACTTCACTCCCCCGTGAACCGGATTCTGATTTGCGGAACAGCTTCTTGAACCCGCCAACGCCTGCTATAGACAGGCAGTGTTCAGGTGCTGAAGAGATCTTGGGTGGTTCTATCTACGACCATGCTTACTACGcctctctttttgaagaggcgGAGGCCCAATCCAATTTGAGTTCACCCAACGCAACACAG ctgaATCATTATTCAGCTGAGAACAATGGATTACCATCTGCAGCAGAAGCCTCTCAGATTAAGTCCCCCACATCCAGATCATTGCATGTAATTGAT GAAGAGAAAGGTTTGAAGCAACCGCCGGGGATGTCTTCATTATGA
- the LOC125609462 gene encoding E3 ubiquitin-protein ligase SIRP1-like: protein MEEATNATSYWCHMCSQTVNAVMMEDEIKCPFCRSGFVEEMDEDRRATTTSIWAPILMEMMNNSATRNQSAESVENETGNGRDLDSQLQEILRRRGRRSSVSVVQLLRGVRALQPESSSNRDDDDNNHPSNERLIVISPHHQIIAVPRSLVTDSMPDGSSLSDYFIGPGFEALLQRLAENDPNRYGTPPARKEDVESLATVKIQEPSLQCSVCLDDFEVGVEAKQMPCKHNFHADCLLPWLELHSSCPVCRYQLPTDETKTTADSATNDNNGVNESSSASSSSSSQGTENSDANRHEGEGEEEENDDGNRNAFSIPWPFSSLFSSSSSQDRNSSD, encoded by the coding sequence ATGGAAGAAGCTACTAATGCGACGAGTTATTGGTGCCACATGTGTTCCCAAACTGTGAATGCGGTGATGATGGAAGACGAGATCAAGTGCCCCTTTTGTCGAAGCGGCTTTGTTGAAGAGATGGATGAGGATCGGAGAGCAACAACCACTTCTATCTGGGCTCCCATCTTGATGGAAATGATGAACAACTCTGCCACAAGGAACCAGAGTGCTGAGTCTGTTGAGAATGAAACCGGAAACGGTAGAGACTTGGATTCGCAGCTTCAAGAGATTCTTAGGAGAAGGGGAAGACGTTCTTCCGTTTCCGTTGTGCAATTGCTTCGTGGAGTAAGAGCACTCCAACCTGAGAGTAGTAGTAACAGAGATGATGATGACAACAACCATCCGTCAAATGAACGCTTGATCGTCATCAGTCCTCATCATCAGATTATCGCCGTCCCACGCTCTCTCGTTACGGATTCTATGCCTGATGGTTCTTCTCTAAGCGACTATTTCATCGGTCCTGGATTCGAAGCGCTGCTCCAGCGTTTAGCGGAGAATGATCCCAACAGATACGGAACACCTCCAGCTCGTAAAGAAGATGTCGAGTCTTTGGCCACTGTCAAAATCCAAGAGCCTAGTCTGCAGTGTTCTGtgtgtttggatgattttgagGTTGGGGTCGAGGCTAAACAGATGCCCTGCAAGCACAACTTCCATGCTGACTGCTTGCTCCCGTGGCTTGAGCTTCACAGTTCATGCCCTGTTTGTCGGTATCAGTTACCTACAGATGAGACCAAGACTACTGCTGACTCAGCAACAAATGACAACAATGGAGTTAATGAGTCTTCTTCTGCCtcaagcagcagcagcagccagGGAACTGAGAACAGCGATGCAAACCGTCacgaaggagaaggagaagaggagGAGAACGATGATGGTAATAGGAACGCATTCTCGATTCCATGGCCGTTTAGCAGCTTGTTCTCGTCGTCCTCGTCTCAAGACAGAAATTCATCCGATTGA